One window of Bacillus alkalicellulosilyticus genomic DNA carries:
- a CDS encoding permease gives MKRIQVVNDISLFFILAVVALILFYVAPYTWEESFLSGSFLIMVSLFLSLFFEAIPFLLAGVLISGVIQVFVREEHIQKLLPKHPILTIIAGCSLGAIFPACECGIVPIIRRLLRKGVPLYGAIAFMLTGPLINPLVAFSTYVAFGHDVMMMVWRFSLGFIAACIIAFLVYLFYNKGPELKHTKETLQVSTRLTPPLSKRFTYMGKHAIEEFFEMSKFFILGALLAAIVQTYLSSSTFFVFGESKVVSIAVMMGFAYILSLCSEADAFIAASFSHLMPKESLLAFLLYGPMLDLKNTLMLAAIFKLRFVLFLMIAITVVVFSVVIIL, from the coding sequence ATGAAGCGGATACAAGTAGTAAATGACATATCATTGTTTTTTATATTGGCAGTCGTAGCACTCATTTTATTTTACGTCGCCCCTTATACATGGGAGGAAAGTTTTTTATCTGGCTCCTTTTTAATCATGGTCTCATTATTTTTGAGTTTGTTTTTTGAAGCGATTCCCTTTTTGTTAGCAGGAGTATTAATCTCCGGAGTCATCCAAGTGTTTGTTAGAGAAGAACACATTCAAAAGCTGCTTCCTAAGCATCCGATTCTCACCATTATTGCTGGTTGTTCCTTAGGTGCGATTTTCCCTGCCTGTGAGTGTGGGATTGTTCCTATCATCCGCCGTCTTCTTCGAAAAGGGGTTCCTCTTTATGGTGCAATTGCGTTTATGCTTACGGGTCCCTTAATTAATCCTTTAGTTGCATTTTCAACATACGTCGCTTTTGGACATGATGTCATGATGATGGTGTGGCGGTTTTCGCTTGGGTTTATTGCTGCCTGTATCATCGCATTCTTAGTGTATTTGTTTTATAATAAAGGACCTGAACTCAAACATACAAAAGAAACACTACAAGTATCAACCCGTTTGACCCCTCCTTTATCAAAAAGGTTCACATATATGGGGAAACATGCGATCGAAGAATTTTTTGAAATGAGTAAGTTTTTTATTTTAGGGGCTCTTCTGGCAGCCATTGTCCAAACGTATCTCTCAAGCTCTACTTTTTTTGTATTTGGCGAAAGTAAAGTGGTATCTATAGCCGTTATGATGGGTTTTGCTTATATCCTTTCCCTTTGCTCAGAGGCCGATGCTTTTATTGCCGCTTCCTTTTCACACCTTATGCCAAAAGAAAGTTTACTCGCTTTTTTACTATATGGCCCGATGCTAGATTTGAAGAACACGCTCATGTTAGCTGCTATTTTTAAATTGCGTTTTGTTTTATTTCTTATGATTGCGATCACGGTCGTTGTATTTTCAGTAGTTATCATACTGTAA
- a CDS encoding flavin reductase family protein has product MEIDAKGLSRKEHYSLLISTVLPRPIAFVTSITEGGTVNAAPFSFFNIVTAEPPLLSIAVGRKATGEQKDTARNIATKKEFVVHIVSEDLVHQLNQTAAPYPPDVSEVQEAKLETIDSQIVTVPSIKEAKVRLECTLEQIIPLGGKNEEPASDLIIGRVVHYSIDDAIINEGIVDVNLLDPLSRLGGADYGKIGKTFSLPRPTL; this is encoded by the coding sequence ATGGAAATAGATGCTAAAGGATTATCAAGGAAGGAACATTATTCCCTTCTTATATCAACGGTGCTACCACGACCAATTGCGTTTGTTACAAGTATTACGGAAGGTGGAACGGTTAATGCTGCGCCATTTAGTTTTTTTAATATTGTCACAGCTGAACCACCTCTCCTCAGTATAGCTGTTGGTCGCAAAGCTACGGGAGAACAAAAGGATACAGCACGAAACATTGCGACGAAAAAGGAATTTGTGGTTCATATTGTTAGCGAGGATTTAGTTCATCAACTAAACCAAACAGCCGCACCGTATCCACCTGATGTCAGTGAAGTGCAAGAGGCCAAATTAGAAACAATAGATAGTCAAATTGTCACAGTGCCATCCATTAAAGAGGCAAAAGTCCGGTTGGAATGTACATTAGAGCAAATCATTCCGCTCGGAGGAAAAAATGAGGAACCCGCATCAGATTTAATAATTGGACGGGTGGTGCATTATTCAATTGATGATGCAATTATAAACGAAGGCATTGTCGATGTTAATTTGTTAGATCCTTTGTCACGATTAGGTGGAGCAGACTATGGGAAGATTGGAAAAACCTTTTCTTTACCAAGGCCCACTTTATAA
- a CDS encoding alpha/beta fold hydrolase: MHMQKQDFSNKDAMVIGGVKLHYEYLRGNQAKEGPVILLIHGFISCSYCFRYIMPKLSEEYPVIAVDLPGFGKSEKSKTFTYSFESYAALLFTFLDKLQVKETIVVGHSMGGQVALYMAKQKPEQVKKIVLMSSSGYLKRVKKHYLFASYLPFSPKVLKWYFEKRNYKEALSHVVYDKTAVNDNSVKEYTRAFKDEGFYEALIRLARHREGDLTSEQLHLITQPALLLWGKEDEIIPFRIGKRLDHDLPNATLYGYEKTGHLLPEERPDEVVERMLQFI, translated from the coding sequence ATGCATATGCAAAAACAAGATTTTTCCAACAAAGATGCAATGGTGATCGGTGGTGTTAAGTTGCATTACGAATATTTACGTGGTAACCAAGCTAAGGAAGGCCCAGTCATCTTATTAATCCATGGCTTTATCTCTTGCTCGTATTGCTTTCGCTACATTATGCCAAAGTTGAGTGAAGAATATCCTGTCATCGCTGTTGATTTACCGGGATTTGGGAAAAGCGAGAAATCAAAAACGTTTACCTATTCGTTTGAAAGCTATGCGGCTCTTCTTTTTACATTTCTTGATAAGTTACAGGTGAAAGAAACCATCGTGGTCGGTCATTCTATGGGAGGGCAAGTCGCTCTATACATGGCAAAACAGAAGCCGGAACAGGTCAAAAAAATTGTACTAATGTCCAGCTCTGGTTACTTGAAAAGAGTGAAGAAGCACTATTTATTTGCTTCATATCTACCTTTTTCCCCAAAGGTGTTAAAGTGGTATTTTGAAAAACGAAATTATAAGGAAGCTCTTAGTCATGTAGTTTATGATAAAACGGCTGTTAACGATAATTCTGTAAAAGAATACACTAGGGCTTTTAAAGATGAGGGTTTTTATGAAGCGCTCATCCGGCTAGCTCGCCATCGCGAAGGTGATTTAACATCTGAACAATTACATTTGATTACACAACCCGCTTTACTTTTATGGGGTAAGGAGGATGAGATAATCCCATTCCGAATTGGTAAAAGATTGGACCATGACCTTCCTAATGCGACATTATATGGGTATGAGAAGACTGGACACCTTCTCCCAGAAGAACGACCAGATGAAGTCGTGGAACGAATGTTACAGTTTATTTGA
- a CDS encoding HD domain-containing phosphohydrolase — MLYQKFILSLLKNYIIGSIFAVFGIGSVLMFTTTQIEPKIILLLFLIICVSVFIMFISEYLVFRTHMKPIKTALLSENPSLDDLITAYNQTHRFPNKSVLRILGPHLLGFALPAVCLSLTFIWLGYLQLDYIYIYYALIGAVLVAFMHAIIEYFHTSFAIEPVLEQLYSKAEELHGETLSNNLVLHISLKTIIQLSAIYLSVFPLMLLGIITHSRYMYLQVEVTLGYWFSFALIVAVSVGMALYSGSLLYKSLTNPVNHLKENMKKVESGQLTIKVNDYYSDEFSGLIFGFNHMVQGLNERDRINRQLNESFITTLAVALDARDAYTAGHSERVATYAVEIGKRAQLSDNDLQLLKVTALLHDIGKIGVSDSVLLKDGPLTEEEFLEIKKHPLLGIEILTQVKPVEVMEPYLPGVRSHHERIDGKGYPDQLTGDDIPLMGRILAVADAFDAMTSDRPYRKGMTVERALLILSNGKGTQWEADFVDYLRQWIEEEKITLQPKVEQVG; from the coding sequence ATGCTTTATCAAAAATTTATACTTTCCTTATTAAAAAACTATATTATTGGTTCCATTTTCGCTGTTTTTGGAATTGGCAGTGTATTAATGTTTACAACGACTCAAATAGAACCCAAAATTATTTTACTGCTTTTTCTTATCATATGTGTCTCAGTTTTCATCATGTTCATTTCTGAATATTTAGTATTTAGAACTCATATGAAACCCATTAAAACGGCATTGTTATCAGAAAATCCTTCTTTAGACGACCTAATAACTGCCTATAATCAAACCCATCGTTTTCCAAATAAATCTGTGCTACGAATTCTAGGACCACACTTACTCGGTTTTGCTTTACCCGCAGTTTGTTTAAGCCTTACTTTTATTTGGTTAGGATACCTTCAACTTGATTATATTTACATTTATTATGCACTCATTGGTGCGGTTTTGGTTGCTTTCATGCATGCAATTATTGAATATTTTCATACTAGTTTTGCGATCGAGCCCGTCCTAGAGCAGCTTTATTCAAAAGCGGAAGAGCTTCATGGTGAAACGTTATCAAATAATCTTGTTTTGCACATTTCATTGAAAACAATCATTCAATTAAGTGCGATTTACTTGAGTGTATTTCCTTTAATGCTATTAGGAATAATTACCCACTCTAGGTATATGTATTTACAGGTTGAGGTTACGTTGGGTTACTGGTTTTCTTTTGCATTAATTGTTGCAGTGAGTGTGGGAATGGCGCTATACAGTGGGTCTCTTCTCTATAAGTCTTTGACTAATCCTGTGAATCACCTTAAAGAAAACATGAAAAAAGTAGAGAGCGGACAATTAACGATAAAAGTGAATGACTATTATTCTGATGAATTCTCTGGTCTCATCTTCGGCTTTAATCACATGGTTCAAGGATTGAATGAGAGAGATAGAATAAACCGTCAATTAAATGAAAGTTTTATCACAACGTTAGCCGTTGCCTTAGATGCCCGTGATGCCTATACCGCCGGACATTCCGAGCGTGTGGCGACATATGCAGTGGAAATCGGCAAGAGAGCACAGCTATCAGATAATGACCTTCAACTTCTAAAGGTAACGGCTCTGTTGCATGATATCGGAAAAATTGGTGTAAGTGACAGTGTTCTTTTAAAGGATGGACCATTAACCGAAGAAGAATTTCTGGAAATCAAAAAGCATCCATTGCTCGGGATTGAAATTCTTACGCAAGTGAAACCTGTTGAAGTCATGGAACCTTATTTACCAGGGGTCCGCTCACATCATGAACGGATTGATGGAAAAGGCTACCCTGACCAATTAACAGGGGACGACATCCCTTTAATGGGACGGATTTTAGCCGTAGCAGATGCCTTTGATGCTATGACTTCAGACCGTCCTTATCGAAAAGGCATGACAGTGGAAAGAGCTTTACTAATTCTTTCTAATGGGAAAGGAACTCAATGGGAAGCTGACTTCGTTGATTACTTAAGACAATGGATAGAAGAAGAAAAAATCACTCTACAACCAAAAGTAGAACAAGTAGGATAA
- a CDS encoding DUF421 domain-containing protein, whose translation MTITEMIIRTTIGFIILYTLCRLLNKKLISQMTFFDFVAGITIGSIVASSLLMHEVSIVIGMTGLILFCLYTFLTNVIAMKSLRGRKLLEDEPTYIIKDGQILEEGLRKTRMTMDNLLAHLRKKGVFYLDYVQSAILETDGTVSVLKKPQFLEAMQKDVNNVQLSRGSAEAFIIDGQILHDSLKIMGKDQEWVERILQEHNVRRVDDVFFAQIDQLGKVYLDIRKDINN comes from the coding sequence ATGACAATCACAGAAATGATAATTCGAACTACAATAGGCTTTATCATTCTTTATACGCTGTGCCGTCTTTTGAATAAAAAGCTTATATCACAAATGACATTTTTTGATTTCGTAGCAGGGATAACAATTGGGTCGATCGTTGCCAGTTCGTTGCTTATGCATGAAGTGTCAATCGTCATTGGAATGACTGGACTCATTCTTTTTTGCTTGTATACATTTTTGACAAATGTAATTGCGATGAAAAGTTTACGAGGACGAAAACTTCTAGAAGATGAACCTACATACATCATAAAAGATGGCCAAATTCTTGAAGAAGGCCTTAGAAAAACTCGAATGACGATGGACAACCTTCTTGCTCATCTTCGTAAAAAAGGGGTATTTTATCTTGATTATGTCCAATCTGCTATATTAGAAACAGATGGAACTGTTTCGGTATTAAAGAAACCTCAATTTTTAGAAGCGATGCAAAAGGATGTTAACAATGTTCAACTAAGCAGGGGAAGTGCGGAAGCTTTTATTATTGATGGTCAAATTTTGCATGATAGTTTAAAAATCATGGGTAAGGACCAGGAGTGGGTCGAGAGGATTCTTCAAGAGCACAACGTACGAAGAGTAGATGATGTTTTCTTTGCACAAATTGACCAATTAGGAAAAGTGTATCTAGATATTAGAAAGGACATCAATAACTAA